One genomic window of Ammospiza nelsoni isolate bAmmNel1 chromosome 4, bAmmNel1.pri, whole genome shotgun sequence includes the following:
- the ELMOD2 gene encoding ELMO domain-containing protein 2, with translation MWAHVWRFLYSHYFRFWLKWLLRLLTGKCELQRLLGGAEPGARRTLSVEHSLESSKNKVLRNAVHIEEAEVEKCVRDVMKAKKIGQKDTRFKTNLHISLLQISGYKKLYLDVENLRKVPYDSENEEHEEQLIELWNLLMPHENLKARISKQWCDIGFQGDDPKTDFRGMGLLGLVNLVYFSKHYTSEARQILSRSSHPKLGYSYAIVGINLTEMAYSLLKNGALKGHLYNMVSGLPQMEHFHQFYCYLVYEFDKFWFEEEPESIMHFNQYREKFHEKIKGLLLDYRVALTLQDTKKP, from the exons ATGTGGGCGCACGTCTGGCGGTTCCTGTACAGCCACTACTTTCGCTTCTGGCTCAAGTGGCTGCTGCGGCTGCTGACGGGCAAGTGCGAGCTGCAGCGCCTCCTGGGCGGCGCGGAGCCGGGAGCGCGGAGGACGCTGAGCGTAG AACATTCACTGGAATCATCAAAAAATAAG GTTTTGAGAAATGCTGTACACATTGAGGAAGCTGAAGTGGAGAAGTGTGTCAGAGATGTCATGAAAGCAAAGAAGATTGGACAGAAGGACACAAG GTTTAAGACAAATTTGCATATATCCTTGCTACAGATATCAGGTtataaaaaattgtatttggaTGTGGAGAACCTGAGGAAGGTCCCATATGATTCAGAAAATGAAGAACACGAGGAACAGTTGATTGag CTCTGGAATTTGCTGATGCCTCACGAGAACCTGAAGGCCAGAATCAGCAAACAGTGGTGTGACATCGGCTTCCAGGGCGACGATCCTAAAACTGACTTcagagggatggggctgctgggcctggTGAACCTGGT GTATTTTAGCAAGCATTACACCAGTGAAGCTCGTCAGATCCTTTCTCGGTCCAGTCACCCAAAGCTGGG GTACTCCTATGCCATAGTTGGGATCAATCTGACAGAGATGGCATACAGCTTGCTCAAGAATGGTGCTTTGAAGGGCCATCTCTACAACATGGTCTCTGGGCTGCCACAGATGGAGCACTTCCATCAGTTCTACT gTTATCTAGTTTATGAGTTTGACAAGTTCTGGTTTGAAGAGGAACCAGAAAGCATTATGCACTTCAACCAGTACAGAGAGaaattccatgaaaaaattAAGGGACTTCTACTGGATTACCGTGTGGCACTGACCTTACAAGATACAAAGAAACCTTAA